Sequence from the Rutidosis leptorrhynchoides isolate AG116_Rl617_1_P2 chromosome 3, CSIRO_AGI_Rlap_v1, whole genome shotgun sequence genome:
ttgttaagtagaagtattttgataagtgtcttgaagtctttcaaaagtgtataaatacatattaaaacactacatgtatatacattttaactgagtcgttaagtcatcgttagtcgttacatgtaaatgttattttgaagcctttaggttaacgatcctgttaagtgttgttaacccattgtttattatatcaaatgagatgttaaattattacattatcatgatattatgatatattaatatatcttaatatgatatatatacaattaaatgtcgttacaacgataatcgttacatatgtgtctcgtttcgaaatcattaagttagtagtcttgtttttacatatgtagttcattgttaatatacttaatgatatgtttacttatcataataccatgttaactatatatatatccatatatatgacatcatatagtttttacaagttttaacgttcgtgaatcaccggtcaacttgggtggtcaattgtctatataaaacctatttcaattaatcaagttttaacaagtttgattacttaacatgttggaaacacttaatcatataaatatcaatttcatttaatatatataaacatgaaaaagttcgggtcactacaattcataCCCGTTTCAGTAGTGAATTTAAAGAAGAAGAATCCCTTAGCATTCATCATAAATGAAAGAAACATGTTTATCTTTAATTTCTTTTACAATTTTCTAGATACTTGAATGAAAGAAAGGAATAACCATGTATCTTAATGCTCAAATCTTTGGTCATTTCACACATCATTGTACTCTCTAACCGTGTGAAGTTTGGGTAGTTTTAAAGCATCATGATCGGATTTTGAATTAATACACGTGTAAAAAGGTAAATATTAACTTAAGCCCGAaaggaagtaaaaaaaaaaaaaagtaaatatcGTATTGAATTAATTAATAGTatctatatttaatatttaattaatattaaatgaAACTATTAAAATATAAGACAAATGAACTTAAAAAAACACACCTTAATGTGCATTACATGCCCACAGTAGCAAAACACACTTAAGAAATGCACAAGAATAAACAATATCTAAGTTTGACATCATATATGACACCTAATGTTGCAGTACAACATTTACAAAGTCAAGACTGTACTACACACCTTAACAAAACATGAACTCTACAAATTAGTACATGCATGTATATAATAACCTATAAACAAGTGATAAGAACATAAAACATTATCCCATGGCTATCTTATTCAATATTCTGATGTCAAAGTCAACTCTTCATTTCTTCATCTCTATAGTTTCTCTTCTCATTGTCTTGACCTCAGCCCATGGTGGTAACAATGATGATGAAAGTCACGAAACCACGAACGATTTGCATGCGAAAGGCTTGGTTTTGGTTAAAGTTTATTGTTTGATCATCATGTTTATTAGCACTTTTGTTGGTGGGGTGTCACCTTACTTTTATAGATGGAATGAGAGTTTTTTATTATTGGGTACTCAATTTGCAGGTGGAGTGTTTTTAGGGACATCTCTTATGCATTTCTTGAGTGATTCTAATGACACATTTGGATCACTTACTACAAAACCATACCCTTTTGCTTTCATGTTGGCATGTTCTGGTTACCTTCTTACTATGTTGGGTGATTGTGTGATATTGTATGTTGTTGGACAAGGTGTTTCGAGGGAAAATAAAGTGTCGGAAATGGTTGAGGAAGGGGGGACAACTAGCGACGTTAGACCGGAGTGTAATACTCCAATCCTTGCTAAAACGTCATCCTTAAGTGATACCATTCTGCTTATATTGGCTTTGTGTTTTCATTCGGTTTTCGAGGGCATTGCTGTTGGTGTATCATGTAAGTTAGCTTCTACtctttatatatatgtttgttaaTCACTACAAGAGTTTTCATAGTTCAATTTATTGTTTATTCGGTATTGGAACGGTTTGAATTGCATATGGTCATGAAAGGCACATAAGATGGTTATGTTACTTTTTTAagatatccaaatatagattttgcTTATGATCGATTAAGTATACAAGGTTTACAAGGTTCAATTATTTGCTTCTTATTCAATATGTGAGCTATAATGGTAATATCAGATCTTAGCATGAATTGGTAATAAATTATCTTAGCATGTATTTTTTTTTAACGGCTATTAGGAGTCACTGATGGAGTCCAAACGCGATTCGGAACTCACCCACACGATCATTTTCTAAGACGAACCATTACAGTCCTACCACCCCTTGGGAGGAAACTCTCACAGTGAATCCATACAGGCATGGCATGTGGTAAAACCCCCTCGGGTGAGGCTCGAACGCAAGACGTCCGAGACTTCGAGGCCCATGAAATGGGCGAGTAAATATTTTGTAGCTCATGGGTGGAACCCCTAACATCCCTTATGAGAAGTCAGGTCACCACCTATCGCCAAGACCTTGAATTTATCATAGCATGTTTTGAATGTAGGCAAATTGTTAAACAAGGTAATTGTTGTGGTTGAATTTTGTTTTCAACAACTATAGTTTTTGTTGCTAGTGAAGTTTTCATCTTCACTTTTTGTGAACGTTCAGTAGTACGACTATACTTATAATAAAGTAGGACATGTTGAGAACCTGAGTGACCATGAAAAGGGGTCAGAAGTGGTCACAAAATAACCCGGTTAGACCGCGTACATCTGAAGATAAATACTTTCCTTCTCCGGAAAGTCTGATCAATAGTTTACTGTTTATGTTGAGATCTTGAGTTGATTATTTTGGAGTCTTTAGTTTATACATTCCTAAGAAGTAAGATACATATGACATATTAACTAACTACTACTCGTAATATTTACTTTTGAATGGCTGCAAATCATCAAAAAAACCAACCTAGCAAGCAAGAAGCTAGAGGTGAAAACCAAAAATTACAAAATCTAACTATGAATACACATGTTTCTGTTACACCTATGGGTCCATTATCAGACTCCATATTATATAGGGTGAACATGGACTCACAAAATCTAACTCCAAACTTCGGTTGGATATTGTTTCAGCGACAAAAGCAGACGCATGGAGAAACCTATGGACAATATCACTGCACAAGATTTTTGCTGCAGTTGCAATGGGAATCGCTCTTTTAAGATTGATACCGAAAAGGCCATTCTTGTTAACCGTTGCCTACTCTTTTGCGTTTGGGATCTCAAGTCCAATTGGTGTCGGAATTGGAATTGCCATTGACGCCACAAGTCAAGGCGAAACAGCAGACTGGATCTATGCAATCTCCATGGGTATTGCTTGTGGCGTATTTGTCTACGTAGCGATTAATCATCTTATATCTAAAGGTTTTAAACTACAACAAGACTCCTTCTTTGACACGCCATTTTTCAAGTTTCTCGCTGTTCTTTTTGGAGTTGGAATCATTGCAGTTGTGATGATTTGGGATTAATTTGACTGTTAAAAGGAATTATGATTATGTTTATCTTCTTGTTGATGTTAAGTATATACAGTGTAATATCTTAACGTATcttatttttattgtaattgttcaTTACAAGGTTACTTTTATGTTGTTTACTTTGTGTAATAATGAAGCAACAAAAGTTTGCATCACCTGTTAATGGAATAACGATCATGGCTAAACATAAAACAAGAGAACGAATACAATTTGGATAAAGACCTTCTCATTTATCGTTTATTCACTCTAGAAATAATAATGTTCAACGAGTTATTGTGGACACACCAACTAAATACTTGATAATAAGGAGATAAACATCAAAAACAAATTAAAGATAAACTAGGAGTCTatgttaattaatttataattatcatAATAGGATTAATTATGTAATCACAAATTAATAACGGAATcattaaagaaaacttacttaaTGGAAGGATCAATGAATTATTAGTGTTCGATGATGAAGCCATGATTTTTAGGATTGATCAATTCCACACTAATATCATTAATCCAATGGAGGGATGTTTTCCCTTGTTCCGGTGTTCTTAATCACAGAAAATACGTGATTTGATAATGTG
This genomic interval carries:
- the LOC139897659 gene encoding zinc transporter 2-like isoform X1, with amino-acid sequence MAILFNILMSKSTLHFFISIVSLLIVLTSAHGGNNDDESHETTNDLHAKGLVLVKVYCLIIMFISTFVGGVSPYFYRWNESFLLLGTQFAGGVFLGTSLMHFLSDSNDTFGSLTTKPYPFAFMLACSGYLLTMLGDCVILYVVGQGVSRENKVSEMVEEGGTTSDVRPECNTPILAKTSSLSDTILLILALCFHSVFEGIAVGVSSTKADAWRNLWTISLHKIFAAVAMGIALLRLIPKRPFLLTVAYSFAFGISSPIGVGIGIAIDATSQGETADWIYAISMGIACGVFVYVAINHLISKGFKLQQDSFFDTPFFKFLAVLFGVGIIAVVMIWD
- the LOC139897659 gene encoding zinc transporter 2-like isoform X2 — protein: MSKSTLHFFISIVSLLIVLTSAHGGNNDDESHETTNDLHAKGLVLVKVYCLIIMFISTFVGGVSPYFYRWNESFLLLGTQFAGGVFLGTSLMHFLSDSNDTFGSLTTKPYPFAFMLACSGYLLTMLGDCVILYVEGGTTSDVRPECNTPILAKTSSLSDTILLILALCFHSVFEGIAVGVSSTKADAWRNLWTISLHKIFAAVAMGIALLRLIPKRPFLLTVAYSFAFGISSPIGVGIGIAIDATSQGETADWIYAISMGIACGVFVYVAINHLISKGFKLQQDSFFDTPFFKFLAVLFGVGIIAVVMIWD